The following proteins come from a genomic window of Nicotiana tomentosiformis chromosome 12, ASM39032v3, whole genome shotgun sequence:
- the LOC117279886 gene encoding inactive protein RESTRICTED TEV MOVEMENT 1-like: MSVDMNMIKVGPAGGQKGTVWDEKGKGQIAKIFVSYGGQICSLQFLFVENDKFVLSDIHVAEHNKNFTTVVLDYPSEFLTCIRGSYEIETRNYSLTYTRSITFGTNKGSYGPYGMNTASSGTNYVDFKFEIGDDRSFGGFHGTKSDCRIRSIGVYVKPITSSMIASTDSQVKVKRKEED, translated from the exons ATGAGTGTAGATATGAATATGATCAAGGTTGGGCCAGCGGGAGGACAGAAGGGAACTGTTTGGGATGAAAAGGGAAAAGGCCAAATAGCCAAGATTTTTGTTTCCTATGGAGGCCAAATTTGTTCACTTCAATTCCTGTTCGTTGAGAATGACAAATTTGTTTTGTCTGACATACATGTTGCTGAACACAACAAAAACTTCACTACG GTTGTGTTGGATTATCCATCCGAATTTCTTACTTGTATAAGAGGTTCTTATGAAATCGAGACGCGTAATTATTCGTTAACATATACGAGGTCAATAACATTCGGCACCAACAAGGGTAGCTATGGGCCATATGGCATGAACACCGCATCATCAGGCACCAATTACGTAGATTTCAAGTTTGAAATAGGAGATGATCGTTCTTTTGGTGGATTTCACGGCACCAAATCCGATTGTCGGATTAGAAGTATTGGGGTCTATGTGAAGCCCATCACATCCTCCATGATCGCATCCACTGATTCTCAAGTGAAGGTTAAAAGGAAAGAAGAAGATTAA